The region CACATGCCGACCCCAATATCTATTCTGCCATTACCCACCGTCTGCTGTTCCACTTTTCGCGCACCCGTCCGGATACGCCCATTGTCATTATCTGCGTGGGCACGGACCGCTCGACCGGCGATTCCCTTGGCCCCCTGGTCGGCACGACACTGGCCCGATTTCACAGCCCGCTGTTCCATCTCTACGGTACGCTGGAGGAGCCGGTACATGCCATTAACCTGGAAGAGACAGTGAGCCTTGTGTACCAAAAGCATGCCAACCCGTTCATCATTGCCATTGATGCCTGCCTCGGCCAGTCCGCCAGCGTCGGCTGCATCCAGGTGGTTGAAGGTCCGCTGCGTCCCGGCGCAGGGGTCAACAAGCAGCTTCCCCCCGTTGGCGATATCCATTTGACCGGCATCGTTAATGTGGGAGGATTCATGGA is a window of Paenibacillus sp. FSL H3-0469 DNA encoding:
- the yyaC gene encoding spore protease YyaC, with product MNFSSKASPLQEPSCLKISHADPNIYSAITHRLLFHFSRTRPDTPIVIICVGTDRSTGDSLGPLVGTTLARFHSPLFHLYGTLEEPVHAINLEETVSLVYQKHANPFIIAIDACLGQSASVGCIQVVEGPLRPGAGVNKQLPPVGDIHLTGIVNVGGFMEYFVLQNTRLSLVMRLSDIISSSLYSALKQWNLHARSAATREQ